In one Choloepus didactylus isolate mChoDid1 chromosome 1, mChoDid1.pri, whole genome shotgun sequence genomic region, the following are encoded:
- the LOC119531060 gene encoding translation initiation factor IF-2-like, translating into MVLIQPGRGGQATPKPACPRRPPGAPSCARGCWSLRKGGGGRPGRGEPLAPQASAPPPSRYRGSPPGPGARPPALLSIGRPPPRDCPFYPARSSRPRGLPGVPGRTDKPLCRSRPRTLLEALPPRAPLPASPPCAPSSALPPGPGRGPQPACQTPRPELCLGGPPPEGRCHLEVLAATPAPKGTQDGWTLPTGEANPFLSAFWAENCCLSRNSPSPKHPEDPEDGASASTPHDRGRGRQRLLCASSPGPRPGEQGAGVGSPSCLLVMPGPGAIAFDPQGAAAPLALVPREGEPAQRQPGPRVCGRPAVPLNPPSRAVTPWGRGPSRGGTATGMPLHAGPTHDTRATAAPAQRGRPALQVLSKVEHLFVGTAVSPEDAGWDRTAGGGGGIGLRAGQLGDQDSWGRAGAQIRCPQPGCPPAPPPGSPTWTPDRGDSAGGSGSGHGNFQESSQETRPQPSSQCGTLSGPRGATPGSWGSTARRAGADGAPRPPSPAASAALLPAGGQSKCTGGEETPLLEPGAVNPGNRILNGTPSPPAPWQSSARATAAHPRLVSPGPVPSGPCPSPVTPVLWAFGLSLLQESLLLAKPIVTA; encoded by the exons ATGGTGCTGATCCAACCCGGCCGAGGGGGTCAGGCCACCCCCAAACCCGCGTGCCCTCGACGGCCTCCAGGCGCGCCCTCGTGCGCGCGCGGGTGCTGGTCTCTccggaaaggggggggggggcgcccTGGAAGAGGCGAGCCCCTGGCCCCCCAGGCTTCTGCGCCGCCTCCCAGCCGCTACCGGGGATCCCCCCCGGGCCCCGGTGCTCGCCCTCCGGCCCTTCTCTCCATCGGGCGCCCGCCGCCGAGGGACTGCCCCTTCTACCCCGCGCGGTCCTCGCGGCCTCGGGGCCTCCCCGGCGTCCCGGGCCGCACCGACAAGCCCCTCTGCCGGTCTCGCCCCCGGACCCTCCTCGAGGCCCTGCCCCCGCGCGCACCCCTCCCAGCCAGCCCGCCCTGCGCCCCCTCCTCAGCCCTGCCCCCGGGTCCCGGCCGAGGCCCCCAGCCCGCCTGTCAGACT CCCCGCCCGGAGCTGTGCCTGGGGGGCCCTCCTCCCGAGGGCAGGTGTCACCTTGAGGTGCTGGCGGCTACACCGGCCCCCAAGGGCACTCAGGATGGCTGGACCCTCCCAACCGGGGAAGCCAACCCTTTCTTGTCGGCCTTTTGGGCTGAAAACTGCTGCTTGAGCAGGAACTCTCCATCCCCAAAGCATCCAG AGGACCCAGAGGACGGTGCTTCAGCCAGCACACCCCACGATCGGGGGCGCGGGAGGCAGAGGCTTCTCTGTGCGAGCAGCCCGGGACCCCGTCCAGGGGAGCAGGGGGCTGGTGTGGGCAGCCCCTCGTGCCTCCTCGTGATGCCAGGACCTGGCGCCATAGCCTTCGACCCCCAGGGCGCT GCTGCCCCACTGGCCCTGGTCCCCAGGGAGGGCGAGCCAGCCCAGAGGCAG CCGGGGCCCAGGGTCTGCGGGAGGCCTGCTGTGCCACTCAACCCGCCCAGCCGTGCTGTGACCCCATGGGGACGAGGCCCCAGCAGGG GGGGCACGGCCacgggaatgcccctgcacgcgGGTCCCACCCATGACACTAGGGCCACTGCTGCCCCAGCACAGCGAGGGCGTCCAGCCCTGCAGGTGCTGAGCAAG GTAGAGCATCTCTTCGTGGGGACGGCCGTGAGTCCTGAAGACGCCGGCTGGGACAGGACGGCAGGGGGCGGAGGGGGAATCGGGCTGCGGGCCGGGCAGCTGGGCGACCAGGACAGCTGGGGGCGGGCAGGGGCCCAGATCAGGTGCCCCCAGCCCGGCTGCCCGCCTGCCCCGCCCCCAGGGAGCCCCACCTGGACCCCTGACAGGGGGGACAGTGCAGGAGGCAGCGGTTCAGG CCACGGGAACTTCCAGGAATCTTCCCAGGAAACCCGGCCCCAGCCCAGCAGCCAGTGCGGGACGCTGAGCGGACCCCGGGGAGCAACGCCAGGGAGCTGGGGGTCCACGGCCCGAAGAGCCGGGGCTGACGGAGCTCCACGGCCACCCTCGCCAGCAGCATCAGCTGCTTTACTTCCA GCCGGCGGCCAGAGCAAGTGTACCGGGGGGGAGGAGACACCCCTGCTGGAGCCTGGAGCCGTGAACCCAGGAAACCGCATCCTAAATGGAACCCCGTCCCC CCCCGCACCCTGGCAGTCCTCGGCTCGCGCCACTGCAGCCCATCCCCGGCTCGTGTCCCCAGGCCCCGTGCCCTCAGGGCCGTGTCCCTCTCCTGTAACACCAGTCCTCTGGGCCTTCGGGCTCAGCCTGCTCCAGGAGAGCCTCCTCTTAGCCAAACCCATCGTGACAGCCTGA